A DNA window from Suncus etruscus isolate mSunEtr1 chromosome 8, mSunEtr1.pri.cur, whole genome shotgun sequence contains the following coding sequences:
- the LOC126015538 gene encoding histone H2A type 3: MSGRGKQGGKARAKAKSRSSRAGLQFPVGRVHRLLRKGNYSERVGAGAPVYLAAVLEYLTAEILELAGNAARDNKKTRIIPRHLQLAIRNDEELNKLLGRVTIAQGGVLPNIQAVLLPKKTESHHKAKGK; this comes from the coding sequence ATGTCGGGCCGCGGCAAGCAGGGCGGCAAGGCGCGCGCCAAGGCCAAGTCGCGCTCGTCCCGCGCCGGGCTGCAGTTCCCCGTGGGCCGCGTGCACCGGCTGCTCCGCAAGGGCAACTACTCGGAGCGCGTCGGCGCCGGCGCCCCGGTCTACCTGGCGGCCGTGCTCGAGTACCTGACGGCCGAGATCCTGGAGCTGGCGGGCAACGCGGCGCGCGACAACAAGAAGACGCGCATCATCCCGCGCCACCTGCAGCTGGCCATCCGCAACGACGAGGAGCTCAACAAGCTGCTGGGCCGCGTCACCATCGCGCAGGGCGGCGTGCTGCCCAACATCCAGGCCGTGCTGCTGCCCAAGAAGACCGAGAGCCACCACAAGGCCAAGGGCAAGTGA
- the TRIM17 gene encoding E3 ubiquitin-protein ligase TRIM17, translating into MDAVELARKLQEEATCSICLDYFTDPVMTSCGHNFCRKCIQMTWEKGRGKKGRRRQRGSFPCPECRELSPQRNLRPNRLLTKMAEIARKQPGYQSSDLCPVHRELLKLFCQDDQAPICVVCRESREHRAHRVLPIEEIVQEYKLKLKGDMEYMQKEMAKTRRFQAEEEQRLAAWQEKVEARRQRITAEFQKVNLLLAEQQQQLLQVLQQEEEETMARLQGSKEALEQQGEALEMLLLQLEEQEGQAPLQMLQDMKDKDPLNRKKSVNVQYPETTAIELRTICSIPGQIEVFRSFQEEVLPDPATAYPYLLLYESRQRRYLSMATDGSACSQDRFLAYPCAVGREAYSSGRHYWEVGMNLAGEALWALGVCRDDVSRKDRVPKSPENGFWVVQLYKGQKYQPVVPALAPITLTEPPSQMGIFLDFEAGEVSFYRLSDGSHLHTYTQAVFPGPLRPFFCLGAPKSGQMIISTVTLWVKG; encoded by the exons ATGGACGCCGTGGAGCTGGCCAGAAAGCTGCAGGAAGAGGCCACCTGCTCCATCTGCCTGGACTACTTCACGGACCCGGTGATGACCTCCTGTGGACACAACTTCTGCCGCAAGTGCATCCAGATGACCTGGGAGAAAGGCAGaggcaagaaaggaaggagaaggcagAGGGGCTCCTTCCCCTGTCCTGAGTGCCGAGAGCTGTCCCCCCAGAGGAACCTGCGGCCCAACCGCCTGCTGACCAAGATGGCCGAGATAGCCCGGAAGCAGCCAGGGTACCAGAGCAGTGACCTGTGCCCGGTGCACCGGGAGCTGCTGAAGCTCTTCTGCCAGGATGACCAGGCCCCCATCTGCGTGGTCTGCAGGGAGTCCCGGGAGCATCGGGCCCACAGGGTGCTGCCCATTGAGGAAATTGTGCAGGAGTACAAG TTGAAGCTGAAGGGAGACATGGAGTACATGCAGAAGGAGATGGCGAAAACCAGGAGGTTTCAGGCGGAGGAAGAGCAGCGTTTGGCTGCATGGCAG GAGAAGGTGGAAGCGAGACGGCAGCGCATCACAGCCGAGTTCCAGAAGGTGAACCTGCTGCTagcagagcagcagcagcagctcctgCAGGTGTTGcagcaggaagaggaggagacgATGGCCAGGCTTCAGGGCTCCAAGGAGGCACTGGAGCAGCAGGGCGAGGCCCTGGAGATGCTGCTGCTGCAGCTGGAAGAGCAGGAGGGCCAGGCACCCCTGCAAATGCTCCAG GATATGAAGGACAAGGACCCCTTAAATAG GAAGAAAAGTGTGAACGTGCAGTACCCAGAGACCACGGCCATTGAACTGAGGACCATCTGCAGTATCCCTGGGCAGATAGAAGTCTTTAGGAGTTTCCAAG AAGAGGTGCTGCCGGACCCCGCCACAGCCTACCCCTACCTCCTGCTGTACGAGAGCCGCCAGAGGCGCTACCTGAGCATGGCGACCGACGGCTCAGCCTGCAGCCAGGACAGGTTCTTGGCATACCCCTGCGCTGTGGGCCGGGAAGCATACTCCTCGGGGCGCCACTACTGGGAGGTGGGCATGAACCTTGCTGGCGAGGCGCTCTGGGCTCTTGGCGTGTGTCGGGATGATGTGAGCCGGAAGGACCGGGTCCCCAAGTCCCCGGAGAACGGGTTCTGGGTAGTGCAGCTGTACAAAGGGCAGAAGTACCAGCCTGTGGTGCCAGCTTTGGCCCCCATCACGCTAACTGAGCCCCCCAGCCAGATGGGCATCTTCCTGGACTTCGAAGCTGGCGAGGTGTCCTTCTACAGACTGAGTGACGGTTCACACCTGCACACCTACACCCAGGCGGTCTTCCCCGGCCCTCTG
- the LOC126015539 gene encoding histone H2B type 3-B: protein MPDPSKSAPAPKKGSKKAVTKAQKKDGKKRKRSRKESYSIYVYKVLKQVHPDTGISSKAMGIMNSFVNDIFERIASEASRLAHYNKRSTITSREVQTAVRLLLPGELAKHAVSEGTKAVTKYTSSK from the coding sequence ATGCCTGATCCGTCCAAGTCGGCCCCGGCGCCCAAGAAGGGCTCCAAGAAGGCGGTGACCAAGGCGCAGAAGAAGGACGGCAAGAAGCGCAAGCGCAGCCGCAAGGAGAGCTACTCCATCTACGTGTACAAGGTGCTGAAGCAGGTGCACCCCGACACGGGCATCTCGTCCAAGGCCATGGGCATCATGAACTCGTTCGTCAACGACATCTTCGAGCGCATCGCCAGCGAGGCGTCGCGCCTGGCGCACTACAACAAGCGCTCCACCATCACGTCCCGCGAGGTGCAGACGGCCGTGCGCCTGCTGCTGCCCGGCGAGCTGGCCAAGCACGCCGTGTCCGAGGGCACCAAGGCCGTCACCAAGTACACCAGCTCCAAGTGA
- the RNF187 gene encoding E3 ubiquitin-protein ligase RNF187, translating to MHRALCQPKSTDLKKPKGEAFALDSQSGSTERGPGGPKASPQVGLGTLHEPGGLGPPAVRCRAVRVGVCTRGGPRRPLPAPPRARAGLELSGPSSLPKPCKAPPPNAASLPRTNRIGCVWSEGPWRRSRPRGSEPWPQGEAPGCRRQAEGRASLPGPAWSLRSASPPGPGLERLGPCHLAALAVAAGPAEAACVLCQRQPRAPVRAHCGHRFCRACVLRFWDEDDAAFPCPECAHDDWQLALEPGRAPLSRRLLALEEAAAGPARDGRASEAALQLLCLSDTGPLCTSCRRANDPEPPGFEPRWRKALRGKESRESVETMRKDLKDARDLHGQAESAAAVWKSHVMDRRKKTLTEYRRLRAFFTEEEQRFLQEAEQGEGAPEPAEPTQRFGSLLQAVLELEMRLRSLGLGVLLQ from the exons ATGCACAGAGCTCT GTGCCAGCCAAAAAGCACAGATTTGAAGAAGCCCAAAGGGGAGGCCTTTGCCCTGGACAGCCAGAGCGGGAGCACG gagagggggccgggcggcCCAAAGGCATCGCCGCAAGTGGGCCTGGGGACGCTGCACGAGCCCGGGGGACTAGGCCCCCCGGCGGTGCGGTGCAGGGCGGTGCGCGTGGGCGTCTGCACGCGGGGAGGACCACGCAGGCCGCTCCCGGCCCCGCCCCGAGCCCGCGCGGGCCTGGAGCTGTCAGGTCCTAGCAGCTTACCAAAGCCCTGTAAGGCACCGCCGCCCAACGCAGCGTCGCTTCCACGCACGAATAGAATCGGCTGTGTTTGGAGCGAGGGTCCCTGGCGGAGATCCAGGCCTCGAGGGTCCGAGCCGTGGCCCCAGGGCGAAGCGCCGGGCTGCAGGCGTCAGGCCGAGGGGCGAGCATCCCTGCCAGGACCTGCCTGGAGCCTGCGGAGCGCGTCCCCCCCAGGACCGGGACTGGAGCGCTTAG GGCCCTGCCACCTCGCCGCCCTGGCTGTCGCCGCCGGCCCCGCCGAGGCCGCCTGCGTCCTGTGCCAGCGCCAGCCCCGGGCGCCGGTGCGCGCCCACTGCGGCCACCGCTTCTGCCGGGCGTGCGTGCTGCGCTTCTGGGACGAGGACGACGCGGCCTTCCCGTGCCCCGAGTGCGCCCACGATGACTGGCAGCTCGCCCTGGAGCCCGGCCGGGCCCCGCTCAGCCGCCGCCTGCTGGCGCTCGAGGAGGCGGCCGCGGGGCCCGCGCGCGATGGCCGGGCCAGCGAGGCGGCGCTGCAGCTGCTCTGCCTCTCGGACACCGGCCCCCTGTGCACCTCCTGCCGCCGGGCCAACGACCCCGAGCCCCCCGGGTTCGAGCCGCGCTGGAGGAAGGCGCTGCGCGGCAAG GAGAGCAGGGAGTCCGTGGAGACCATGCGCAAGGACCTGAAGGATGCCCGGGATCTCCACGGCCAAGCTGAGTCTGCCGCCGCCGTGTGGAAG AGCCACGTGATGGACCGGAGGAAGAAGACACTGACCGAATACCGGAGGCTGCGGGCCTTCTTCACCGAGGAGGAGCAGCGCTTCCTGCAGGAGGCAGAGCAGGGTGAGGGGGCTCCGGAGCCTGCCGAGCCCACCCAGCGCTTCGGCTCCCTGCTGCAGGCTGTCTTGGAGCTGGAGATGAGGCTCCGCAGCTTGGGCCTCGGCGTGCTGCTGCAG TGA